The following proteins are co-located in the Brevibacillus laterosporus DSM 25 genome:
- the pfkA gene encoding 6-phosphofructokinase, translated as MKKIAVLTSGGDAPGMNAAVRAAVRRAIYKGVQIFGVYNGYNGLISGNIKELTLGSVGDIIHRGGTMLFTARSDEFRTEEGRAKAVEQLKKHGIEGLIVVGGDGSFRGAQKLTQLGFPTIGVPGTIDNDIPCTDFTIGFDTALNTVVECIDKIRDTATSHERTYIVEVMGRDAGDLALWAGLAAGAESIIIPEADTDMKDILERLRSGHRRGKKHSIIIVAEGVGQASQFADVIKAETGWETRVTVLGHIQRGGSPTAFDRMLASRLGAAAVDLLLEGKADRMVGIKNNNIVDVDIDEALDQKHQLDLSVYQLARSLSI; from the coding sequence ATGAAAAAAATTGCTGTTTTAACTAGTGGTGGCGATGCTCCAGGTATGAACGCGGCTGTCCGTGCTGCGGTACGTCGAGCTATTTACAAAGGCGTTCAGATTTTTGGAGTTTACAATGGATATAATGGTCTTATTAGCGGTAACATCAAGGAATTAACCCTTGGTTCTGTAGGTGACATTATTCATCGTGGTGGTACAATGCTTTTCACAGCTCGTAGTGACGAGTTCAGAACGGAAGAGGGACGAGCAAAAGCGGTTGAACAATTAAAGAAACATGGAATCGAAGGGCTAATTGTTGTCGGGGGAGATGGTTCGTTCCGCGGTGCGCAAAAACTAACCCAACTTGGATTCCCAACCATTGGTGTTCCAGGTACAATTGATAATGATATCCCATGCACTGACTTTACAATTGGCTTTGACACAGCATTAAACACTGTAGTAGAATGCATTGACAAAATCCGCGATACGGCTACTTCCCATGAGCGTACGTACATTGTTGAGGTTATGGGACGTGATGCAGGTGACTTGGCTCTGTGGGCTGGTTTGGCTGCCGGAGCAGAATCCATCATCATTCCTGAGGCAGATACGGATATGAAAGATATTCTGGAGCGTCTACGTTCAGGTCATCGCCGTGGTAAAAAGCATTCCATCATCATTGTTGCAGAAGGGGTAGGTCAAGCTTCACAGTTCGCTGATGTGATTAAGGCAGAAACAGGCTGGGAAACACGTGTAACTGTTCTGGGACATATTCAACGTGGTGGCTCTCCAACTGCTTTCGACCGTATGTTAGCAAGTCGTTTAGGTGCAGCTGCTGTCGATTTGCTACTTGAAGGCAAAGCGGATCGTATGGTTGGAATTAAGAACAATAACATCGTAGACGTTGACATTGATGAAGCGCTTGATCAAAAACATCAACTTGACTTGTCCGTTTACCAATTAGCGCGTTCTCTATCCATTTAA
- the pyk gene encoding pyruvate kinase produces MLRKAKIVCTIGPASESVETLKKLINAGMNVARLNFSHGDFEEHGARIRNIRQAAKETGKLVAILLDTKGPEIRTGSMSVDSVELVEGNTFTLTTKEMAGTAERVSITYPELPNDVKVGSQILIDDGLIGLEVTKIEGTEIICVIKNGGTLKSKKGVNVPGVSINLPGITEKDAADIKFGIEQGVDFIAASFVRKGSDVLEIREILDKHGAKIDIISKIENQEGVDNIDEILAVSDGLMVARGDLGVEIPVEEVPVCQKMMIQKCNLLGKPVITATQMLDSMQRNPRPTRAEASDVANAIYDGTDAIMLSGETAAGKYPVESVQTMNSIALRAEQSLNYREVMKAHASCNRVTVTDAISQAVVKSALDLNAAAVISSTESGHTARLVSKYRPKAPIIAVTPHQGVARRLSLMYGVYPVVTKQAETTDEMFDIAVREALTTGMVKYGDLVVITAGVPVRETGTTNLLKIHVIGDVLAKGQGIGQKVVTGNVVVARTAEEAMKKVQKGSILVCLGTDSDMIPAFERAAAVITEEGGLTSHAAIVGLNLNTPVVIGVNNATAIFKDGMEVTVDSERGKIFTGMAPVL; encoded by the coding sequence TTGTTACGCAAGGCTAAAATCGTATGTACTATTGGACCGGCATCAGAATCGGTGGAAACACTAAAAAAACTAATTAACGCGGGAATGAACGTAGCGCGTTTAAACTTTTCTCACGGTGACTTTGAAGAGCATGGCGCTCGTATTAGAAATATTCGTCAGGCAGCAAAAGAAACAGGGAAATTGGTAGCTATCCTGTTGGATACGAAAGGACCTGAAATTCGTACAGGTAGCATGTCTGTAGACTCCGTAGAGCTAGTAGAAGGCAATACCTTCACCCTAACAACAAAAGAGATGGCTGGAACAGCTGAGCGTGTATCAATCACATATCCTGAGCTTCCTAACGATGTAAAAGTAGGTAGCCAAATTCTAATCGATGATGGTCTGATCGGTTTGGAAGTTACAAAAATTGAAGGTACTGAAATCATTTGTGTTATCAAAAACGGTGGTACATTAAAAAGTAAAAAAGGTGTAAACGTTCCTGGAGTTTCGATCAACTTGCCAGGTATTACAGAGAAGGACGCAGCAGATATCAAATTTGGTATCGAGCAAGGCGTTGACTTTATCGCGGCTTCCTTTGTTCGTAAGGGTTCTGATGTATTGGAAATCCGTGAAATTCTTGATAAACATGGGGCGAAAATTGACATCATCTCCAAGATCGAAAACCAAGAGGGTGTTGACAACATCGATGAAATTTTGGCAGTATCCGATGGTTTAATGGTAGCTCGTGGAGACCTTGGTGTTGAAATTCCAGTTGAGGAAGTTCCTGTTTGCCAAAAAATGATGATTCAAAAATGTAACTTGCTTGGTAAACCAGTTATCACAGCAACACAAATGTTGGATTCTATGCAACGCAACCCACGCCCAACTCGTGCGGAAGCAAGTGACGTAGCGAATGCAATTTATGATGGTACAGATGCTATCATGCTATCTGGAGAAACAGCAGCAGGTAAATATCCAGTAGAATCTGTTCAAACAATGAACAGCATCGCTCTTCGTGCAGAGCAAAGCTTGAACTATCGTGAAGTAATGAAAGCTCATGCTTCCTGCAACCGTGTAACAGTAACAGACGCAATTTCTCAAGCAGTAGTAAAATCCGCTCTTGACCTAAATGCAGCGGCTGTTATCTCTTCTACAGAAAGTGGACATACAGCTCGTCTTGTTTCTAAGTACCGTCCAAAGGCACCAATTATCGCAGTAACTCCACATCAAGGTGTTGCTCGTCGCCTCTCTCTAATGTATGGAGTGTATCCAGTTGTAACGAAGCAAGCAGAAACAACAGATGAAATGTTTGACATCGCTGTACGTGAAGCTTTGACAACAGGTATGGTTAAATATGGTGATCTGGTTGTAATCACAGCAGGTGTTCCTGTTCGCGAAACAGGTACAACAAACCTATTGAAAATCCATGTGATTGGCGATGTACTTGCCAAAGGACAAGGAATTGGGCAAAAAGTAGTAACTGGTAATGTTGTAGTTGCTCGCACAGCAGAAGAGGCAATGAAAAAAGTACAAAAAGGCTCCATCTTGGTATGTCTAGGTACTGATTCTGATATGATTCCTGCATTTGAACGTGCAGCCGCTGTTATCACAGAAGAAGGCGGACTAACTTCTCATGCAGCTATTGTTGGCTTGAACTTAAATACACCTGTTGTAATCGGTGTAAACAATGCTACAGCTATCTTTAAGGATGGCATGGAAGTAACTGTTGATTCAGAACGTGGAAAAATCTTTACTGGCATGGCTCCTGTACTGTAA
- a CDS encoding acyl-CoA thioesterase codes for MNPAFYHTYHLRVRYSETDQMKIVYHTNYLTWFELGRTEYIREIAGISYKGVEEKGVLLPVTNATLSFHSPARYDDEIEIRTFIEYLTPIRMNLGYEIYRVNDNKLLVTGKTEHVFTNPQIKPIRLPKVIPELYSCLQSEYEKCLT; via the coding sequence ATGAATCCAGCTTTTTATCATACCTATCATCTTCGGGTTCGCTACAGCGAAACAGATCAAATGAAAATCGTGTATCATACAAACTATCTAACATGGTTTGAACTTGGACGAACTGAATATATTAGAGAAATAGCTGGAATATCCTATAAAGGGGTAGAGGAAAAAGGAGTACTATTACCAGTAACCAACGCTACGCTGTCTTTTCATTCACCAGCTCGATACGACGATGAGATTGAGATTCGTACGTTTATTGAGTATCTAACCCCCATTCGTATGAATCTTGGTTATGAGATTTATCGAGTAAATGACAATAAATTATTGGTGACAGGGAAAACGGAGCATGTTTTTACGAATCCACAAATAAAACCAATTCGTCTTCCTAAAGTGATTCCAGAACTGTATTCCTGTTTACAATCTGAGTATGAAAAATGTCTTACGTAA
- a CDS encoding FxsA family protein encodes MWLRILFVLFLIIPILEIWGVIAVGKMIGGPWTILLVILTSVVGAYLAKKQGTQTLKLLQLQLSRGQMPTDALLDGLFILFGGFLLVFPGFFTDIIGIIFLIPYTRMIGRYFLKAWIMSMIASGKMIKFIHFRR; translated from the coding sequence ATGTGGTTACGAATTTTGTTTGTGCTTTTTTTAATCATACCGATTTTGGAAATTTGGGGAGTCATTGCAGTAGGAAAAATGATTGGAGGACCATGGACGATCCTTTTGGTTATTTTAACATCGGTGGTAGGGGCATATCTTGCTAAAAAACAAGGAACGCAGACTTTAAAATTGTTACAATTACAGCTATCACGAGGGCAAATGCCAACCGACGCATTGTTGGATGGATTGTTTATCTTATTTGGTGGTTTTTTACTTGTGTTTCCTGGGTTTTTCACCGATATAATTGGTATTATCTTTTTAATACCATACACGAGAATGATAGGACGTTATTTCCTAAAAGCTTGGATTATGTCGATGATTGCTTCTGGGAAAATGATAAAGTTTATTCATTTTAGAAGATAA
- the ytvI gene encoding sporulation integral membrane protein YtvI, whose amino-acid sequence MIDREGTTLTPETWLTRLFQGIRFLWVILCIVALYFAVTKITPLIYPFIISLIIALIVNRPVNNLTERLRFPRWLSVTVVLLLLLLIVTGVITLVINTTVNEIGNLVKLLPRLSVEFTGYIQNFLTHDFIANLYQRFQFFYTQLDLNSQTTIDSNLKEALHTISNSFQTIIVGALSGINAFLLSLPSLGTVFVISLLGAFFLSKDFYLWKSRMLRILPTGVNHRMDQIILDLRSALVGFLKAQLTLISITAAVVIIGLLVLRVEYAVTIGLLTGLVDLLPYLGTGTVFVPWIIFLFFKGQYGLVVGLSVLYGIVVIFRQIIEPKIVAENVGLDPLLTLVALFAGLELFGVLGLIIGPVSLVIINALVKAKIFEDLWMYVVKGKL is encoded by the coding sequence TTGATAGATCGGGAGGGAACTACACTGACCCCAGAAACTTGGCTAACGCGCCTTTTTCAAGGCATTCGTTTTTTATGGGTGATTCTTTGCATCGTTGCCTTGTATTTTGCAGTCACAAAGATCACTCCTCTTATTTACCCGTTTATTATCTCTTTAATCATTGCGCTCATTGTAAACCGTCCCGTCAATAATTTAACTGAACGGCTTCGATTTCCCCGTTGGCTCTCCGTAACAGTAGTTTTGCTACTCTTGTTACTTATTGTCACTGGGGTTATTACATTGGTGATCAATACGACCGTAAATGAAATCGGAAATTTGGTCAAGTTATTACCTAGACTTTCCGTAGAGTTTACTGGATATATCCAAAATTTTCTAACCCATGATTTTATCGCAAATTTATATCAGCGTTTCCAGTTTTTCTATACACAACTGGATTTAAACTCTCAGACCACTATTGATTCTAACTTGAAAGAAGCACTTCATACGATTAGTAATAGCTTTCAAACGATTATCGTTGGAGCATTATCTGGCATCAATGCCTTCCTTTTGTCACTGCCAAGCTTAGGTACGGTATTTGTCATTTCTTTGTTAGGTGCATTTTTCTTGAGTAAGGATTTTTATCTGTGGAAGTCACGCATGCTCAGGATTTTACCCACAGGTGTTAATCACCGAATGGATCAAATCATTCTAGACTTGCGTTCCGCATTAGTAGGCTTTTTAAAAGCGCAGCTCACTCTTATCTCAATTACCGCAGCCGTTGTAATTATCGGTCTTTTAGTCTTACGAGTGGAGTATGCTGTTACGATAGGGTTATTAACCGGTTTAGTTGATTTACTGCCATATTTGGGCACAGGTACAGTATTTGTCCCATGGATCATTTTCTTATTCTTTAAGGGGCAATATGGGCTGGTTGTAGGCCTTTCTGTTTTGTATGGCATAGTTGTGATTTTCCGTCAGATTATTGAACCAAAGATTGTTGCTGAAAATGTAGGACTAGACCCCTTGCTCACATTGGTAGCCTTATTTGCGGGATTAGAATTGTTTGGTGTGTTAGGTTTGATCATTGGACCCGTTAGTCTAGTGATTATCAACGCTTTAGTTAAGGCGAAAATCTTTGAAGATTTATGGATGTATGTGGTAAAGGGTAAGTTATAA
- the citZ gene encoding citrate synthase has product MTATKGLEGVVAAQSAVCSIIDGVLCYRGINVDELAENATFEEVVYLLWHGALPKRDQLEAFQKELGASAQIPQELIESIRKFPEGVHSMAALRTAVSSLALYDKEAQEMSKEANYRKSIRLTAQTPTIVAAYDRIRKGLEPIAPREEYSIAKNFLYMLSGEEPSDTAVKAFDTALILHADHEFNASTFAARVTVATLTDIYSGVVSAIGTLKGPLHGGANEAVATMLKKIGSVDEVVPFIRQALNNKEKIMGFGHRVYKDGDPRAKWLRRMSKELTEQQGKTELYEMSVKIEELVTGEKGLKPNVDFYSASVYVSLGLAIDLFTPIFAISRMSGWTAHIMEQYENNRLIRPRADYIGPVNQNFVPIDQR; this is encoded by the coding sequence ATGACAGCTACTAAAGGTTTAGAAGGTGTTGTTGCTGCTCAATCAGCAGTCTGTTCAATCATTGATGGCGTATTGTGCTACAGAGGTATTAATGTTGATGAATTAGCTGAAAACGCTACCTTTGAAGAAGTGGTATATCTACTTTGGCATGGAGCCCTACCGAAGCGCGATCAGCTGGAAGCCTTCCAAAAGGAATTAGGAGCAAGCGCCCAAATCCCTCAAGAGCTAATTGAAAGCATTCGTAAATTTCCAGAAGGCGTTCACTCTATGGCGGCATTGCGCACAGCTGTCTCTTCGCTAGCGCTCTACGACAAAGAGGCACAGGAAATGTCAAAGGAAGCGAACTATCGTAAGTCAATCCGACTAACCGCTCAGACGCCCACTATCGTTGCGGCATATGACCGTATTCGTAAGGGATTGGAACCGATTGCACCGAGAGAGGAGTATTCCATTGCGAAAAATTTCCTGTACATGCTTAGCGGAGAAGAACCATCGGATACGGCAGTGAAAGCATTTGATACGGCGTTAATTCTACATGCCGACCATGAATTTAATGCTTCTACTTTTGCAGCACGTGTCACAGTCGCTACTTTGACAGACATTTATTCTGGGGTGGTATCAGCGATCGGAACCTTGAAAGGACCATTGCATGGAGGAGCTAATGAAGCTGTGGCTACCATGCTGAAAAAAATCGGATCTGTAGACGAGGTCGTTCCTTTTATTCGTCAGGCTTTGAATAATAAGGAAAAAATCATGGGCTTTGGTCATCGTGTTTATAAAGATGGCGATCCGCGTGCAAAATGGTTGCGTCGTATGTCTAAAGAATTGACTGAACAACAAGGCAAAACGGAATTGTATGAAATGTCAGTGAAGATTGAAGAATTGGTTACAGGTGAAAAAGGATTAAAACCAAACGTAGACTTCTATTCTGCTTCGGTTTACGTATCACTAGGTCTAGCTATTGACCTATTTACTCCTATTTTTGCGATCAGCCGTATGTCCGGCTGGACAGCTCACATCATGGAGCAATATGAAAATAATCGCTTAATTCGTCCACGTGCGGACTATATTGGGCCAGTAAATCAGAACTTTGTACCGATCGATCAAAGATAG
- the icd gene encoding NADP-dependent isocitrate dehydrogenase produces MFKNLSAPTHGEKITVDNGKMVVPNNPIIPFIEGDGTGPDIWNASVRVLDAVVEKAYKGEKKIAWFEVFAGEKAFNQYGEWLPEDTLTAVREYLIAIKGPLTTPVGGGIRSINVALRQELDLYACVRPVQYFDGVPSPVKHPELTDMVIFRENTEDIYAGVEWAEGSDEVKKVIQFLQSEMGVKKIRFPETSGIGIKPVSKDGTERLVRAALDYALENNRKSLTLVHKGNIMKFTEGAFKNWGYAVAEAEYGDKVFTWAQYDRLKAEGKDADQAQKEAEAAGKLIVKDVIADAFLQQILTRPAEYDVVATLNLNGDYISDALAAQVGGIGIAPGANINYLTGHAIFEATHGTAPKYAGLDKVNPSSVILSGEMMLRHLGWNEAADMLIAAMEKTISLKEVTYDFARLMDGAKELKTSEFADALIKNL; encoded by the coding sequence TTGTTTAAAAATCTTTCTGCACCAACACATGGAGAAAAAATCACCGTAGATAATGGCAAAATGGTTGTACCTAACAATCCAATTATTCCTTTTATTGAAGGGGACGGAACTGGACCTGATATTTGGAATGCATCTGTTCGCGTTTTAGATGCAGTAGTGGAAAAAGCATATAAGGGCGAGAAAAAAATCGCGTGGTTTGAAGTATTTGCTGGTGAAAAAGCATTTAATCAATATGGTGAGTGGTTGCCTGAAGATACATTAACAGCTGTTCGTGAATATCTGATCGCAATTAAAGGACCTTTGACAACTCCAGTTGGGGGTGGAATTCGGTCTATCAACGTAGCATTGCGTCAAGAGCTTGATCTGTATGCGTGCGTACGCCCTGTTCAATATTTCGACGGAGTACCATCTCCTGTTAAACATCCAGAGCTTACTGACATGGTGATCTTCCGTGAAAATACAGAAGACATTTATGCTGGTGTAGAATGGGCAGAGGGGTCCGATGAAGTTAAAAAAGTTATTCAATTCTTACAAAGTGAAATGGGCGTAAAGAAAATTCGCTTCCCAGAAACTTCTGGTATTGGTATTAAGCCTGTTTCCAAAGATGGTACAGAGCGTTTAGTTCGCGCTGCACTTGATTATGCTTTGGAAAACAACCGTAAATCTTTAACACTTGTTCACAAAGGTAATATCATGAAATTTACCGAAGGCGCATTCAAAAACTGGGGTTATGCTGTTGCTGAAGCGGAATATGGTGATAAAGTATTTACATGGGCACAGTACGACCGTTTAAAAGCGGAAGGTAAAGATGCCGATCAAGCTCAAAAAGAAGCAGAAGCAGCAGGCAAGCTAATCGTAAAAGATGTTATTGCAGACGCTTTCTTGCAACAAATCTTGACTCGTCCGGCAGAATATGATGTAGTAGCTACATTGAACTTAAATGGTGACTACATTTCCGACGCATTAGCTGCACAAGTTGGAGGTATTGGTATCGCCCCTGGTGCCAACATCAACTATTTGACTGGTCATGCTATTTTTGAAGCAACCCATGGTACAGCTCCAAAATATGCTGGTCTTGATAAAGTAAATCCATCTTCTGTAATCTTGTCTGGTGAAATGATGCTTCGTCATTTAGGTTGGAATGAAGCAGCTGATATGTTGATAGCAGCAATGGAAAAAACAATTTCATTAAAAGAAGTAACGTATGATTTTGCCCGTCTGATGGATGGTGCAAAAGAACTGAAAACATCTGAATTTGCAGATGCCTTAATCAAAAATCTATAG
- the mdh gene encoding malate dehydrogenase produces the protein MSFQRKKIAVIGSGFTGATTAFILAQKELGDVVLVDIPQLENPTKGKALDMMESSPVLGFDSKITGTSNYADIQGADMVIITAGIARKPGMSRDDLVNTNAGIMKSVAENVKIYAPNSTIIILSNPVDAMTYTFYKASGFPKERVIGQSGVLDTARFRTFVAEELNVSVEDVTGFVLGGHGDDMVPLVRYSYAGGIPLETLIPKDRLDAIVERTRKGGGEIVSLLGNGSAYYAPAASLVQMAEAILKDKKRILPSIALLQGEYGYQDLYLGVPTLLGKDGIEKIYELELTEDEKAALEKSADAVRNVIKVLQ, from the coding sequence ATGTCTTTCCAACGCAAAAAAATCGCAGTCATCGGTAGTGGTTTCACAGGTGCAACAACAGCTTTTATCCTAGCTCAAAAGGAATTGGGCGATGTTGTTCTTGTTGATATCCCTCAACTAGAGAATCCTACAAAAGGAAAAGCATTAGACATGATGGAATCTTCCCCTGTGCTAGGCTTTGATTCTAAAATCACAGGTACTTCTAACTATGCGGATATCCAAGGTGCTGATATGGTTATCATTACTGCTGGTATCGCTCGTAAACCTGGTATGTCCCGTGATGACTTGGTAAACACCAATGCTGGTATCATGAAATCAGTAGCAGAAAACGTAAAAATCTATGCCCCAAACTCAACAATTATCATATTGTCTAACCCAGTTGATGCAATGACTTACACATTCTATAAAGCATCTGGTTTCCCTAAAGAGCGCGTTATTGGTCAATCAGGTGTACTAGATACAGCTCGTTTCCGTACATTCGTGGCTGAAGAGTTAAACGTATCTGTAGAAGACGTAACAGGCTTCGTACTAGGTGGACACGGTGACGACATGGTTCCACTTGTTCGTTACTCCTATGCTGGTGGTATCCCACTAGAAACATTAATTCCAAAAGATCGCCTTGATGCAATCGTGGAACGCACTCGTAAAGGTGGCGGTGAAATCGTTAGCTTGCTAGGTAATGGTTCCGCTTACTATGCACCGGCTGCTTCTTTAGTACAAATGGCAGAAGCAATCTTAAAAGACAAAAAACGCATTCTTCCATCTATCGCTTTATTGCAAGGTGAATATGGCTACCAAGATCTATACCTAGGTGTTCCAACCTTGCTTGGTAAAGATGGTATCGAAAAAATCTATGAACTAGAACTGACAGAAGACGAAAAAGCAGCTTTGGAAAAATCTGCTGACGCTGTTCGTAATGTCATCAAAGTTCTTCAATAG
- a CDS encoding response regulator transcription factor, with protein sequence MTKILVVEDEVSISKLIQFNLEKAGYEVITAFDGRQALTMAREEKPDFIILDLMLPYMDGLDVCKTLRQERINTPILILTAKEDELDKILGLELGADDYITKPFSPREVVARVKAILRRFNAKPEPDQEKQEERQYSFGEIIIYPEKYEVFLRDEKVELTPKEFELLQYLASNVGRVLTRDQLLNAVWNYDFVGDSRIVDVHVSHLREKLEHDTKNPRYIKTVRGLGYKLEG encoded by the coding sequence GTGACGAAGATTTTGGTAGTAGAAGATGAGGTATCTATTTCTAAATTGATTCAATTTAATTTGGAAAAGGCGGGTTATGAGGTTATTACCGCTTTTGATGGCAGACAGGCGTTAACAATGGCGCGTGAAGAGAAGCCAGATTTTATCATCTTAGACCTAATGCTTCCGTATATGGATGGTCTAGATGTCTGCAAAACACTTCGCCAGGAACGAATTAATACGCCTATCCTTATCTTGACGGCAAAAGAAGATGAGCTAGACAAAATTTTAGGGCTTGAATTGGGAGCAGATGATTATATCACAAAGCCCTTTAGCCCTAGAGAAGTAGTCGCTCGAGTCAAAGCTATTCTGCGTCGTTTCAATGCTAAGCCAGAACCAGATCAGGAAAAACAAGAAGAACGTCAGTACTCATTTGGAGAAATTATCATCTATCCAGAAAAATATGAGGTCTTCCTCCGTGACGAGAAGGTGGAATTGACACCTAAAGAATTTGAATTGCTTCAATACCTTGCAAGTAACGTTGGACGCGTCTTAACACGTGACCAATTGCTTAATGCAGTATGGAATTATGATTTTGTAGGTGATTCTCGCATTGTAGACGTACATGTCAGCCATTTGCGAGAAAAATTGGAGCATGATACCAAAAACCCACGTTATATTAAAACGGTACGTGGTCTCGGATATAAATTAGAAGGCTAG
- the pnpS gene encoding two-component system histidine kinase PnpS — MNRFRLKLTFTILSLISLVLIVIGIFIGKVMEQSYLQMQYDLLRKEALFISETIIDPKILTQQERLEAQIQHFTESMEVRITVVNPLGVVMADTSGVDQKLKNHAHRSEIEAALRGQVGIAHRESDTLHQQMIYVAVPLKDNKTGQVVGAVRSAMSMQAITQSVHQMWFSLVMGLVITLIIGSIVSSHISHGITKPIEEIIRVARNITQRQYESRVKIKPRDELGQLATAINFMASSLEQQMYQISENQQRLTGVLATMPSGVILIAENRRIELINNAVEKMLNISSSELVGKLHFEAGHNYGFSKHIDDVMRTGERKRDEIHIFYPTERIIYADFSSYVNYRGEIKGVLAVLNDITDIRRLEKMRSDFVANVSHELRTPITSIKGFTETLLDGALKDEEISRHFLQIIYDESERLFRLISDILDLSKIEQKRITLTYTEVEMHPLIQETAVLLREQLQRKELQLVLPSDQGIMLRADKDCLQQILLNLLANAIAYTPEGGKITIELKRDEDYLYLDVADTGIGIPEGDLGRIFERFYRVDKARSRDSGGTGLGLAIVKHICESLHGSITVSSTEGVGSVFSVTLPLDNPIS, encoded by the coding sequence GTGAATCGATTTCGCCTGAAGCTTACCTTTACAATACTAAGTTTAATTTCGCTTGTTCTTATTGTGATTGGGATATTTATTGGAAAAGTTATGGAACAATCTTATTTACAGATGCAATATGATCTTTTGAGAAAAGAAGCTTTATTTATCTCGGAAACGATCATTGATCCAAAAATATTAACTCAGCAAGAGCGTTTAGAAGCCCAAATCCAGCATTTTACTGAATCTATGGAGGTACGTATCACTGTAGTTAATCCTTTGGGAGTAGTAATGGCGGATACCTCAGGTGTAGACCAAAAACTGAAAAATCATGCACATCGGTCAGAGATTGAAGCGGCCCTCCGTGGGCAAGTAGGAATCGCACATCGGGAAAGTGATACGTTGCATCAACAGATGATCTATGTGGCTGTGCCATTAAAGGATAATAAAACAGGACAAGTTGTTGGGGCTGTCCGTTCAGCTATGTCAATGCAAGCCATTACTCAATCTGTCCATCAGATGTGGTTTAGTTTGGTCATGGGACTTGTAATTACTCTGATTATCGGGAGTATTGTCAGTTCACATATCTCTCATGGTATTACAAAACCAATCGAGGAGATTATCCGTGTAGCGAGAAATATTACGCAGCGTCAATATGAGAGTCGCGTCAAAATTAAACCACGTGATGAATTAGGTCAATTGGCAACAGCGATTAATTTTATGGCATCTAGCTTGGAGCAACAGATGTATCAGATATCGGAGAATCAGCAACGCTTAACAGGGGTGCTGGCGACGATGCCAAGCGGCGTAATTTTAATCGCGGAGAATAGGCGAATTGAGCTTATTAATAATGCAGTTGAAAAAATGTTGAACATATCTAGTTCTGAATTAGTAGGAAAATTACATTTTGAAGCAGGGCATAATTACGGTTTTAGTAAGCATATTGATGACGTAATGCGCACGGGGGAACGGAAGCGGGATGAGATTCATATTTTTTACCCAACAGAGCGGATAATCTACGCTGATTTTTCGTCTTATGTGAATTACCGTGGAGAAATTAAAGGCGTCCTGGCTGTGTTAAATGACATTACAGATATCCGCCGATTAGAAAAGATGCGCAGTGATTTTGTTGCCAATGTTTCACATGAGTTACGAACACCTATTACTTCTATTAAAGGTTTCACGGAAACGCTATTAGACGGAGCGCTTAAAGATGAAGAGATTAGCAGGCATTTTTTGCAAATTATTTACGATGAGAGTGAGCGTCTATTTCGATTAATTAGTGACATTCTAGATTTATCAAAAATTGAGCAGAAACGAATAACACTGACGTACACCGAGGTGGAGATGCACCCGCTAATACAAGAAACAGCAGTCTTACTTCGGGAACAACTACAACGAAAAGAGCTTCAGCTCGTTTTACCTTCCGATCAAGGAATTATGCTAAGGGCTGATAAGGATTGCTTGCAACAGATTTTACTCAACCTGCTGGCTAATGCGATTGCTTATACACCAGAGGGCGGCAAGATCACGATTGAACTAAAAAGAGACGAGGATTATCTTTACTTAGATGTGGCTGATACGGGTATAGGAATTCCAGAAGGTGATCTTGGGCGTATTTTTGAGCGATTTTATCGTGTCGACAAAGCACGATCACGTGACTCTGGTGGAACCGGCTTAGGCTTAGCTATTGTGAAGCACATATGTGAGTCTTTACATGGATCAATTACAGTAAGCAGTACTGAGGGTGTTGGCTCTGTGTTTTCTGTTACGTTACCGTTGGACAATCCAATCTCATAA